The following is a genomic window from Prunus persica cultivar Lovell chromosome G7, Prunus_persica_NCBIv2, whole genome shotgun sequence.
AGAATGTCAACAATTAGTTGTAACAAAGGAAAGTGAATACAGCCCTTCTACCATGGAAGAGAAGTACAGTTGAATTCCGTTACATAAATGAACACCCTGCAACAAACTACCAAATCACCCCACTTTATCGCGTGGTGAgcaaaatgtcaaaaattgtGCCATGTTACGCAAAAACTCAAATTCAGTTTCAATATTCACAATACGACAAAACAGCCTGCAACTTCTTTTACATACGTGTACAGAATCTGAGATGTCAATATGGGTATGAAGCTCGAAGGACCACCTGCAGAAGGAGGATATATGTGCCACTTCAGCATTCATATAAAGGGAAAATGAGATGTCATAAGACATGTTCAATTTGAAGAAGTAATTGTTTGAACCTTTCATAAAGAACATGAAACAAGTTTTGGATTACACACAGTCGGAGTTTAGAACATATGACATACGTAAATCAGATGCCAGTTGCGAAACATTGACATTACCATCTATAGTGTTTAAATCCCCAATACCCTAAACTTTGATGCACAAAAGTAGCCATTTTTATTCATCACAGTTGGACAAGTTCCGAACATAATGTAAGTTATCTTAAATGAACACTGACGTCACAGGTGAGTACGTACGACGTAACTACAATGAAGTAAATAACAACGCAATTCCAAAGGCAATAGTTAACAATAAAGCAGCAATGAGGTCAGATTAGGACTTTTACCTCATACATAGGCCTCCCCCCTGAAAGCCTCGATTGCAAGCTTCAATCGGTAGTAGCCAAACTTCGATGGGTCAATGGTATGTAAAGGAATGCCGGCACTAAGGTACTCAATATATTTGACTGTCATAATGCCACATGAAGTACTGTCCACCCGAGCAGTAGACAAGTTAGAAGTGCACGTATTGATAGCATCCGATTATAGTGCTTTAAAAGAACACAGCTTACCCATCACTTTGTTGAGGAACATCGGAAATTCTGCAAATTGTGAATGGGTTAAAGTTTGACATGTCAGTCCCCTTTCTCTTCACTGCTTCAACCTCCGATTTCTCATAAAATCTCATTTCATGCAGCACCTTTGCAAGCGTATGGGTAATAGGCTCCATGAATCGGACAAGCATACTGTTGGAGGTAAAATCAGAATACGAGTCATAGACAGTGACAGTATGTCGCACAAAGTCGACTTCTACTACCACCCAATGGGACTGTCGAACATTATACAGGAGATAGACCTTGCGCACTTTCGTCCATGCTTGCGCATACCCATGTTGCCATGACCCATTGACAAAGTGGTGTACATTTTTGAGGTAGTTAGGCGGAGGGTCAACGGTCCTTGAAGCATATTGTTTCCTCGTGACTCGTTTGCCACTTGGCATTGCAAACGGCTGTAAAAATTGCTGCAACCAAGTGTGAAAGACACGTTACATAAACCCAAACCAAAGCACCAAAAGGAGAGATCTACATGACTCCTACCAATGCAAGAACTGTAGTGACACATAATATGGATACAATCATACCTGCAGACAAAACTCGGCGGTTGTCCACTCCCTTCCAAATAGTTGAGGATGAGAGAGTTGTCTTTTGCGTATTAGAAACATGGCCATGTCAAGGTGCTGCTATTTCATAACACAACAACGGTGTCAAGATGACAACAAATGACACATAGTCAATGTCATCAAATAAGAGATTGATCGAAATAAAGCCGGGTTCAAATTGTTACCCTCGAGCTCATCCATGCAGTTTCATCTATtagtttgtaaaaaaaatctgcCCCAACTTCAAATGGTTCGAGCTCCAGCTCCGCACTACAAAAACAACACTTGCaaaggtaaattgaaatataatagACAAGTGGAACACCTTGTATAATATGACAATGACACACACATGTATAGTATAGCTGTGTATAAATTGTTTGCATACATCAAAAAACAAGTATATTGGTTTTGCCAAGATACAAATCCTAACCTGATGTCAGTTTTCCAAGCCCTGCAAACTTGTATGATAGCCTTCACATCGTCCATGGCCACGGGTTTTGTCGGATCAAAACGAGGCTGAGGTGTCTGTGCATGCAAATCAGTAaccttcctctttttcctgGAGGGATCGGTGAATGGACTCAACAATGGTGTCGCAGCCCGCTTAAGTCTGCACCCTTTGCCTTCAGCATCTGGTTTCCGAACCGTGGCAGTAGCCTCATTGTCCCCTTCATCACCAACTAGACTTATGTTACTTTTCATGGGAGGCCTGACCTTGCATCCCACCCCCTCAATTTCTGTCTTCTTCCAATCCTCTAACAAATGTAACATTGTTTTACAAATAACTCTATACCCATTCCCATCTTCCAGAGTAGGAAGGAGGGCATCTTCAACACTAGGAAGCTTCACATCTTCAGAGGTAGGAACCTTGTGAGGTTGTTGGTCCACTTGCCTCTCACGAACTGAAGTTTCAATTTCAGTGTCTATGACTTCCATGGCTGGGAAGGGTTCCACTCCATCAGCAGGGACTTCCGCTTCTCTTGCAGCCCAATCTATATGCATGGCTGGAAAGCCTTCCACTCCATCACCACAGACTGCTGCTTCCATTTCACCCCGTTCTGTATGCATGCCTGGGAAGGCTTCTACTCCATCAGCTGGAACTTGAGTGTCCATTTTAGGTGCTGCTGTAGTCGGACTAGTAGGTTCATTGAAGGGTGACACTTCATTCTGCCCTCCTTCATTCATCTGAGCAGTACAAACTTCCTCATGCCCTTCTccaccataatttttttttaactcctCCATCTCCAACTTAAAATAATGTTCGACTGAAGCAATTTTTAGGGTCAAATCCCGAATAGCGTTTTTATTTCTGTCACACACGTTCTCATGCTTGAAACAGTTCTTCTGTACAATAGCTTCCAAGTCACGAACTCTGTTCCTAAGCCCCCGATTTGAACTACGTAGCTTTTCCAACTGATCCTTAGTGCTTCGTAATTGATGCTTCAAACTGCGAACGTCATTAACAGACCCTTTGCCCTGCATACAGTTATACTGCAACAGTTAGAAAGCTTACAAAAAACCAGGAAACTATTTCCACTTCATTCCTATCGTATTCGCAATATTTTCACAACATTGGAAAGAGGTCATGCTCACCTTAGAAGAGGAGGGAAGGGTAGCTGTTTCCTCAACATCCGCGTCTTTTTCTTCACTAGAAGTGCCGGTTTTTTCTTCGGCCTCATTCCCAAATAATtcaacaatttcttcttcGTTGTCATCATCACCCCAACTCCAGTAAGGTTGTTGCTTCTCAATATCTGTTGGCCGGAGAAGTTGCACATCAACCTCCAATtgaaacacataaaaaaatatatatatatcagtgaACTTTGTACTTTTTTCTAATCATAACATGACTAATACAAACAGATCTAACctcaaagttttcaaaaacCTGACTCATAACCTCCCGAAAACGGGCCACCGTGTTGCTCCTCCAATGTAATATTCGAGGGATGTGACTATTGTCTTCATGGACCGTGAAATGCAATGCTTCCAATGCTGGGAACACTTCAAAAGCCCAAATCTGTTCACAACAATGAAACATCAATATCTGTAAATGTATTTACATAAAATAGTTAATTGCTAGATATGTGTTCACCTGAAGAGCGAAGCCAAACCCTCTTATGATGTACTCTCTTGGTCTACCACTTCGCATTCTTGTCTGCGCTCTCTTTCCACTTTGTTtgggcatttttcttttttggggcaCTTTCACTCGTTGGTATTCAGCACAAACTGCCCTCAACAGTGAAGCATTTGACATTGCATATGACACTGCGCCCCATGGATACTTGTCAAACTCCTCTAGGTCTTCAGCCAACTTCAAATAGCGCATGTCAATAAGCACATGCTTTTCACTACCCAATAGAACAAAAATGGCAAAATAGACCATTCCAAGCTTTAACGCATCCTCATCATCTGTGCACTCGATGAAGACGGTGTGTAGGTCCGAAAGGGTGGCAGGTTTATTGCTGCTGAAGTATTTTCGCTTCAACGAGCAATTTTCATTTGTCGCCTTCGGAATGAAAGGGAGCTTTCCGAACCTTAGCCCCGTGATGAGGCAAAATTGTTGGGCTGTGAATTGTATCAACTTGTTACTCACAATGAATTTTATCCCGTTCACCTGTGTAACTGTCTTAGGATCAGCCTTCCTCATCAACAGGCCGTGGACAATTTGTGAATTCCACGTGAGGTCCTCTATCAATAATagatgaccaaaacaacttCCCTTGAACCTCTGTAACTGCTGCGTATTGAACTTCGCCTTTATTGTTGTAATGGCGGTCCTTGTGTGTGAAAGGGCAAATGGCTTTCCTTCGTACTTCTCATCCTCAGGAATCATAAGCTTTGCTTTACAAGTCATTCTCAAGTTCCCTGCACAACAACATCATACATATGGATCATTGGTTACCCATATTTCATACGTACATTACTCAAACTAATACTTTCAACCCATtttgatatatgtatatacatatgacAAAACCATAAATGTTTGTAAGCCTCTTTTCTACTCTCCAACTCTCTCCACACTCTCCTCTTATCTACATTCCCTTCTACCAAATGTACATCCCATTCCatccaaaaaccaaataccacccaagtctgaaaacaatttcatcaaCCACGGATCCACTTCATACAGGGTTTGGGCGAAATGGCTACAATAATTACTCCAAATGCATCAATGCCTACTACAATCTACTCATGACCATAGTTATATACATGTCTAGTCATATGCAATACAGTACCACACATGGAACATCAGTATTCACAGTTATGGACTATGTGTGCAAACTAGACACGTCAAAATGTTACTGCAACTGCAACTGCTAAACCTAGATGGATGAACATGCAATTTCTAAACAGATACTGAAGCCCcataaaatatcattttcagaCATATATCACAAGCTGCAAGCAAGGAATAACAACACAATTTAGCAGGTTTTATACCACAGGGAAGAGAAAATTTCCACGCCAACTAACTTTAGTAtttcaaaatcacataattAACCATTAACACTGGAAGGGTGCAAAATATGCTACTACGTGCTGAAACACCAATGATACCAACAATTTTACTTCTGCATGATTACTCAACAGCTAATTCAGGGCCTACTGAGGTAATGGTGTGTTATAATGGAATAGCCATTGCCACCAGAATATTTTCTCACACTAAATATGACTCATAAAATGGAAGTCAAAAGAAGCATCACAAACGAACCAATCCTAGATGACAAATAGCAATTTGAGGCACTTCATCGTCCATAGAGCAAACTCAATACACCAATACAAGTTTGATCCCAGCATGATCTAATTCACAGTTAAATTACATTATTATTGCAATCTCTCTAATTACTAAACTTCACAAATTCAGTCACAGGTTAGTGAAATTTTCCTTCTCAAATGATAACcatacaaaaacacaaactagtcaataacaaatacaaaacccaCCTTAGAATCACTCCTTCTCTGCACAGAACCCAATTCGAAATCCCAGCAACACTTACAGCAAATCGCGACTTTTGTCTGTCACAGGATTGAGAATGAGGAGGATGTTTGTGAACAAAGTCATAACCGAAaccaaaatttagggtttttttaggCCTTGAAGGAGCAGAGGAGAAGAGACCGACGTCGATTCAAGACTCGAAACTAGAGGGAACTGAGACACTGTCAAGAACCCCCTCACCAAACCCTAACATTGCCTGCAGAGAGAGAACGACAGAGTGCTGCTTAGGTTTTCGTGACAGCGGGAGAAATAGAGTGGTGGTGGTCAATGGACACAGAAATCGtcgagagaggaagagaaccgTGACAGAGAGCtgagaaagggagagaagcCAGAAGCGTTAGGTCGCCAATCAAAGGCCAATAACTCCCCAGTACATGTGCTTTTATATGGAGGGCAGTTTGGTCATTTCACGTTCACAAGTGATTATATCAGAACACAATTTGTAACCTGATCATTTCAGAACACCACTTATGAAAACTGATTATATCAGCATATTTCCCAAATTTGTAAGGtgagtattttttattaaagtttGTATTTAGTGAGTATGTAAGTCAATTTCCCTATTTTGAGCCATTTtccttatataaaaaataataataataagcggcatattcttattatttattaggGTGGTCATCACCTCGTCGAATCATCCAAAACCTTAtttcaaaccctaaacccagtCCCCTGCTTGAAacattactctctctctctctcgcgcgCGCGCGCGCTCTTTCTATCTCGCTCAAGTTCTCAACCCCTCAGAGCTTGTTCACTCATTAACAATGGCGGACGAGGATTACAACGACATGGATATGGGGttctctctctgcctctcttTTTAAACTCTGGttgtttctgtgttttgtGTATATGAATTTGACTCACTTTCATTTTATCTATTGCAGATATGAAGATGAGCCACCAGAGCCAGAAATTGAAGtaagcttttctttttgttttgttagttCGCTGTATCTTAATATGAAAGAGGAAgtttttgaagaagaaaaatggaataATGGACAGGAAGGTGCAGAGGAGGATGTGGACAATATTAACAATGATGATCTTCCAGGAGACGCCATTGAAGCTGAAGACAAAGAGGAGCAAGCACAGGTGGAAGGACCTCGGAAAACCTCAAAATTTATGACCAAATATGAACGTGCTAGAATCTTGGGTACCCGGGCACTGCAGATTAGGTATTTCAAATTCCAAACCTTTCCTTTTCAgtctaaaatttgaatttgaattttgttgattAATTTTGTCTCTGACCCATCACAAATTTTAATCTTTCGACCAGCATGAATGCCCCGGTGATGGTTGAATTGGAGGGTGAGACTGACCCACTTGAGGTAACATTCCCCCGGAGCTATCTGTATATGATTTTATCCCTTGTAAATACATTAGCAATTTACTTCCCCTCACTTGAAAATGCTAGAATGTCAGTTATCAAGCTTCAGCCCCTATTTGACCATGTTATTTTGCTGCTTACAAAATCAGGTCCTTGCATATcggattttttattattgcttTCTTAAATACTCATTTGAACAGTTTGAATAAGAGGTGAAAGTGAAGGAGGACTAGAACTTATGGAGTGATTATATCTTAAAACAAAAGTGTGAATAATGCTGTATGTTTCACAAATACTAATGACCTTGTTGACTATCTCACTGTATGTTTCACAAATGCTAATGACCTTGTTGACTATCTCACCTATATTATAGAGGTTCCCAGCAAGGTGTCCAGTAAAGGCAGTCCAGATAGCGAcactataaacaaaaaaatataaagaaaattgatAGCTAGTGTGTTGCATAAGGGCATTGTGACCAATAGTGCTGTGTTGTGAGTGCGTATTATCCTGATAGCAGCTAATTGAATATTGATGTTGATGTACACAGATAACATGAAATCATGCaatgcaaaaaaaacaaaacaaaaaacaaaaattctgaTTCTGGTAGTTACGGAGAATATCAATGTTGAATAATATTTATCTTTCTTTAAAAGGAGCTTCTAAAATCGCAAAGAAAGTGCATGATGTAATCTTTCCCCAATTCAATGAATGTTACATTAGGCACTGCAATAACAATgttgaattaattaatgtttGTAAGTCGGTTTCTTGCTTATAGGATGGATTTTTAAGGTTAATGGTTTGGGAATAAGAAGAGGAAATTAAAGAGTAATAAGTTTGTTGAATAAATGTCAGGAGGTGGTTTGTTTCTTGGTTAATTTTTGAGGGAGGAGGACATGATGGATAATATGGAAGCATGACTGTAAAGGAATTGTGTGAGTATATATCATGAGAACAAATTTATGCTTTTAATGTTTCAGCTTAATAAATTGTTGTTTATTGTGTCATCTCTCCCTATGAAGTGTGAACAGATCAATGAAGGAGTTAGTTGATCTTGCCTTTTTGTTCATATGCTTTTACTATGCTTGGAGGGTCAAGAATTTGGTGTATGTAGTTGCTTATGCATTTATAGTTGTGACGTGCGGATAAGGGAGTGAGTGTCTGGCCTCTCTAGTTCAGATGCTCATATATAGGTAGATGGTTTGCTCACTGTCATATATAGCTAGATGGTTGTTGGGGGTGAGGGGCTAGGAAGTAgcattttgtttataaaaaaaaaagtggctcACTGTCATTATAAATGAGATTGTTTCTCTAAGTGTAATAGAACCTATAATCAAGTAGGAAGAACATCAGAGCAGTAAAGATAATGTTAACGACTACATTAATCGGAAAGAAGATGAATGTGACACATGCTTTGGATAATTGTTTTAGAAGACATGTTAGGCCAATGGCCATGGCGCTCAGAATTAGGAAGGTATTGCATACCCTTAGTTGGATCTGCTTTGTTGTTTCTAGTTGTTACAGTCGTGTTGGGTGGAAacaattttcattcattttctacTCTTAAGTTGTTTCAAACACTGGCCATGTGGACCACATGATGATTGATCTATTTTACTATATATTGAACCATATTAGTAATTTCTTAGTTACAAATGAAAAGATGGTATATAAGTGAACTCCAATTGCTccctaaattgaacaataaATATTGTTGCTACATGAATGTAATCTCTATTGTTTTGAATTGCTTAGATTGCTATGAAGGAGCTTCGTGAGCGGAAGATACCCTTCACCATACGCCGCTACCTGCCTGATGGAAGGTGAGGTTCTGGTTTTATTTTCGCCTATGACTTTTTTTGTCTTGGCTTCGTAACTTGTAACTTAATTGTTTAGGAAAAATGTTAATTGGGTGTGAAATTTTCAGTTACGAAGACTGGGGAGTAGATGAATTGATTGTGGAAGACTCATGGAAGAGACAGGTGGGAGGTGATTGATCAGATTTCATTTACGCATGGAGAATGGTTACAATGTCAATATGTAATCTATAATTGTTAGGAAGATCTGCCTTTTGCCACTGGCCCTATGAACTTACATGTTGAAACACTGtttatttttgggtaaataTGTTGGAACTCTTTTGCAGACATCAGCATTGTTCATAtggccttttttttgtttttttgtttttttttgtgtggtccCTTTGGTTCCCATCTGTTAAAATTGGCACTGATCAACCTTAAAGTTACAAATTATTATACCATTGACCCTTATTCGGTGGCCCATTTTATTCTTGCAAGAATGTGAGCTTAATTCTAACATGGATTAACGAATGTCATATTGacaagaaataagaaaattttcttCGAAGAGAAAATCTGACGTGGTAaatttttacttcttttaaaaGTGGCATCAACTTGTATCCGTAAGTGCCGCGCCAATAAAGAGCGCTTAACTCGAAAGCAGACAAGAAACTATAACGAGAATTCTGACAGTGTGATGCAATTAAGCCCACCAAACAACAAACTGAACCTATGtacattttaattgaaaagtCTCATCCAGTTCAGCCCACCAAAAAGTGcctgagatccctacattccAAATATCAAAACTTGACTTTACtagaaacagagaaagagaagattaGGAACTAATTGTTGCATTGGAGGCCGAATGTCCTAAATTAGCCAAGACATCCGCAACTATATTTGCTTCTTGAAAACATTCTGGTTGTGTACACAAGAAATTAATATCATTAACCAGAGAGAATAAACGCTGGGGAGgtctttttccattttgaaGTAGCTGAAGAAGTATTTGTAAATAATCTTCAATCTATTAATAAGTGATATAGATTCAGATAACTGGCCCATTACAGACCAAATTTAAGAGCAATTGCTTCAACCTCTTAAATAGAgtaaaaaccaattggcatcGATCCTGCAACACGAACATGACCAAAAACATTTCTAAACCCGCAGTTCAAAACTGAGCTGTGAAAATTAAGTTTCCAAAATGGAGGATCAgggatttttcatttaatgtTATACAAGGTGATGGGATGgttcctttttttcccttagATTTTAAGGTAAGGGAGTTATGACGATTCCAAAAGTCCAGTAAAAAATGTTTTTGTATAGAGAAGACAATTTGACATCATGCAAtatggaaataaaaaatatacaagtctttgaacccaaatttgcCAGCAACAGTCAGTTTTTTAACAATCAGGTGAGGTAGACTCTTAATAAACAATATTAATGCCTACAGGAATATTTAGCTTAAGAAGGGTGAAAGTTGAGAACAGATTTGTTGGGCAAAACGTCACTCCAAACAGAGATGATTAAAAAGTCCATCACTTTGATTACAAATGGAGACATCGGATGTCCATGAACTTGGCTAACTTTTCTGTAGTATTTAGCCAATTCTGTAGAAACAGCCAGGCAAAGATATTAACTTCGGGAGGTACAGCCAATTTTcaaatagaaaaggaaaaacaatgaaaGAGAAGAGACTACTACAAAATCTTCCCATAATGTATAGTGACACATGTACACAGTTCACTGCCATCATGTTCAAAGTAACATTTTTGATTCAAGGAAATCATGCAAGTCTGGTGTTCAACCAAATGCTGAAATGAGGAAACCCTTATAAATGCTCATGAACTTGGCCACGAaagctgaaaaataaaataaaaattgccaGTGAGAAACACCATTAGAGATCCATGGCCACTTCTTATAATGCATCATTTATGAGCACACGCCAAAGAGGAAGCTGTAATtccataaattaaataaatatgatgACCAGAAAAATAACTTCACACAAACTATTATAGATTCATGtgaagaaaaaagcaaaaagacatGACAAGTGTGAggaagaaaggagaaagaaaaagaaaattgtgaaaaatgATTCATGTCGTATCCCAGCATCCATCGCGTTCGGAGTGTATGTTAGCCCATATCAAAATGTCGAAGTAGCCAAAagtcaagaaaaataatactcCATTGGTGGACATCTTTGCAACAGCTTGAAGGAAGTGTTGGCTGGGACCTATTTTCAGCACATGTTTTACTTTATGATTGTGTTTTATCAGAATTTGACTTCTAGGTGTATTTTTGTCTTAGTTGTGTAAACATATCAAATGTACTGCGAGCATTTACAGGATTGATAAGTGGGGATATGAAGACTCCAGCTTCAAGATGAAATAGCATCTAAGATGAAATGAGACCGCCAAGTTGGGAGCACACACCATCATCATGGAAAGTAGTAGTACAAAACAACACTAAACACGCATCCTCATCATGATTTCACCCAACATCTAGAAACATAAAAGTACCTTCAAGGTGAAATATAGCTTTCTGCCCAAGACGCATCCTATGTTCCTGTAAAATAGAGAAATGAAACTCctatgtaaaaatatttacaGTAATCAAATACTGACTTTAATAAACTATTTCTAAGCTGAGCC
Proteins encoded in this region:
- the LOC18771697 gene encoding DNA-directed RNA polymerases II, IV and V subunit 6A; protein product: MADEDYNDMDMGYEDEPPEPEIEEGAEEDVDNINNDDLPGDAIEAEDKEEQAQVEGPRKTSKFMTKYERARILGTRALQISMNAPVMVELEGETDPLEIAMKELRERKIPFTIRRYLPDGSYEDWGVDELIVEDSWKRQVGGD